The genomic stretch GCCAAGTGAAAGAGTCTGTATCCATTCCGGTTATCGGGAACGGTGATGTTACAACTCCGCAAATTGCGAAGCAGCGTTTGGACGAAACTGGCGTAGATGCAGTTATGATTGGCCGTGCCGCACTTGGAGATCCATGGATGATTTATCGTACGGTACATTACTTGGAAACGGGAGAGTTATTAGATGAGCCTAGACCAAGGGAGAAGATAGATGTTTGTCTCTTGCACATGGAGCGCTTGATTCGTCTAAAAGGGGAGAAAGTTGCGGTTCTGGAAATGCGTAAACACGCTGCTTGGTATCTAAAAGGTTTAGACGGAAACGGGAAAGTGCGTAAGTTAATCAATGAGACAAATACAAAAGAAGGTATGCTCGATTTGCTGTATGATTATGCTGACCAAGTAGAAGCTTCTATGGCAATGTCATAATAGGGTGTGCTTTGTTGACACAGCAGTGCTGCTTTTCTATACTAATACGAGGTAGCAATGCGATAAGCCTCGCATTTTACGAGGACGAAGGATACTGCCAGCCCATGCTGGCAGTTTTTTTAGCATGTTAGAGACTGAATATAGAAATGGGAGTGAACAGGATGAGTGAAGAATTAAACGATCAGATGCAGGTGCGTCGTGAAAAGATGGAACAGCTCATGAACCAAGGTTATAATCCGTTCGGTGCCAGGTTCGAGCGCACGCATCAATCTGAAGAACTCGTAGCAGCTTATGATTCTTTCAGTAAGGAAGAACTAGAAGAGAAGAAGGCAGAAGTAACAATTGCCGGCCGTCTGATGACGAAACGAGGAAAAGGGAAAGCGGGCTTTGCTCACTTACAGGACTTGAGTGGACAGATTCAGCTTTATATACGTAAAGATCAGGTTGGAGAAGAAGCGTACGAGCTATTCAGCAGTGCTGACCTAGGTGATATCGTAGGAGTAACTGGTGTTATGTTCAAGACAAATGTAGGAGAGCTTTCTGTTAAGGCAACATCCTTCGATCTTTTGTCTAAAGCACTTCGCCCGCTTCCGGACAAGTTCCATGGTCTGACAGACATTGAACAGCGCTACCGCCAGCGTTATCTGGATTTGATTGTTAACCCGGAATCAAAGCAGACATTCATCACTCGCAGTAAAATCATTCAAAGCATCCGTCGTTATTTGGATGATATCGGATACTTAGAAGTCGAAACGCCACTTATGCACAGCATTCCAGGCGGAGCGGCAGCTCGTCCGTTCATCACACATCACAATGCACTCGATATTCCACTATACATGCGTATAGCTATAGAGCTGCATCTAAAACGTTTGATTGTTGGCGGATTAGAAAAAGTCTATGAAATCGGACGTGTATTCCGTAATGAAGGTGTGTCTACGCGCCATAACCCGGAATTTACAATGCTGGAGCTATATGAAGCTTATGGTGATATGGATACAATCATGGAGTTAACAGAGAATCTGATTGCCCATGTAGCAAAAGATGTACTTGGCAAAACAGTCATTCCTTATGGGGAGCATGAAATCAACCTAGAGCCGGAGTGGAAACGACTTCACATGGCAGATGCAGTAAAAGAACACACAGGTGCAGACTTCTGGAAGCACATGAGTGACGATGAAGCAAAAGCTTTGGCAAAAGAGCATGGTATTGAAATAAAAGATACAATGACATTCGGTCATATCTTGAATGAATTCTTCGAGCAGCGTGTAGAGGAGAAGCTGATTCAGCCTACATTCATTTACGGACATCCAGTAGAGATTTCTCCATTGGCGAAGAAAAATCCAGAGGATGAGCGTTTCACAGACCGTTTTGAAGTATTTATTGTAGGGAGAGAGCATGGAAATGCATTCTCCGAATTAAATGATCCGATTGATCAGCGTGAACGATTTGAAGCGCAGTTAAAAGAAAAAGAACAAGGTAACGACGAAGCTCATGAAATGGATGAGGACTTCTTAGAATCTCTTGAATACGGTATGCCGCCAACTGGTGGGTTAGGTATCGGGATTGATCGCTTGATCATGCTGCTAACAAATGCGCCGTCTATCCGGGACGTACTGCTATTCCCGCAAATGCGTAACCGTTCTTAATAAGAAGAAGGAGAGCATCTTGCTCTTCTTCTTTCACTTTTTATAGGCATTTGCATAGAATGCAGAGAAAACGAGAAAGCTATTTCGTAAAAGGTTTTACAGAAACATTATGTTTTTGTAAAAAAACTATTGCAATGGTTCTATATACGTGGTAAATTATTAGAGTTGCTTCGAACGGAGCGACAAACGCAAGAAACAAAATAAAAAAACATGTTGACAACGAAAGTTAAAACATGATAAGATGTTCTAGTCGCCAATTGAGCGGCAGAACAAAATTGATCTTTGAAAACTGAACAAAACAACCAATTACGAACTAAACGACATGGTCTTTTATAAGATCAACGTCAGCGCAAGAAGCAAAGCATCACACTTTCATGGAGAGTTTGATCTTGGCTCAGGACGAACGCTGGCGGCGTGCCTAATACATGCAAGTCGAGCGCAGGAAGCTAGATGACCCCTTCGGGGTGATTCTAGTGGAATGAGCGGCGGACGGGTGAGTAACACGTGGGCAACCTGCCTGTAAGACTGGGATAACTCCGGGAAACCGGGGCTAATACCGGATAGTATTTTCTTTCTCCTGATTGAAAATGGAAAGACGGTTTCGGCTGTCACTTAC from Terribacillus sp. DMT04 encodes the following:
- the lysS gene encoding lysine--tRNA ligase — protein: MSEELNDQMQVRREKMEQLMNQGYNPFGARFERTHQSEELVAAYDSFSKEELEEKKAEVTIAGRLMTKRGKGKAGFAHLQDLSGQIQLYIRKDQVGEEAYELFSSADLGDIVGVTGVMFKTNVGELSVKATSFDLLSKALRPLPDKFHGLTDIEQRYRQRYLDLIVNPESKQTFITRSKIIQSIRRYLDDIGYLEVETPLMHSIPGGAAARPFITHHNALDIPLYMRIAIELHLKRLIVGGLEKVYEIGRVFRNEGVSTRHNPEFTMLELYEAYGDMDTIMELTENLIAHVAKDVLGKTVIPYGEHEINLEPEWKRLHMADAVKEHTGADFWKHMSDDEAKALAKEHGIEIKDTMTFGHILNEFFEQRVEEKLIQPTFIYGHPVEISPLAKKNPEDERFTDRFEVFIVGREHGNAFSELNDPIDQRERFEAQLKEKEQGNDEAHEMDEDFLESLEYGMPPTGGLGIGIDRLIMLLTNAPSIRDVLLFPQMRNRS